In Denitratisoma sp. DHT3, one DNA window encodes the following:
- a CDS encoding tRNA (cytidine(34)-2'-O)-methyltransferase has protein sequence MFDIVLYQPEIPPNTGNILRLAANSGSRLNLVEPLGFSISEAAVRRAGMDYAELAEVVVHENWPACRASLARRRVFALSTRGTVRYDQVSYQPGDAFLFGPETSGLPQAVLDEIPPERRLRLPMVPGNRSINLSNTVAILVFEAWRQQGFTGGG, from the coding sequence ATGTTCGACATTGTCCTATATCAGCCGGAAATCCCCCCCAATACCGGCAACATCCTGCGTCTGGCCGCCAATAGCGGCAGCCGCCTGAACCTGGTCGAGCCGCTGGGTTTCAGCATCTCGGAGGCTGCGGTGCGGCGGGCCGGCATGGACTACGCGGAACTGGCGGAAGTGGTGGTGCATGAAAATTGGCCCGCATGCCGCGCCTCTCTCGCGCGGCGCCGCGTCTTCGCGCTCAGCACCCGCGGCACGGTACGCTACGACCAGGTGAGCTATCAGCCGGGCGATGCCTTCCTCTTCGGCCCGGAGACCAGCGGCCTGCCCCAGGCCGTGCTCGACGAAATCCCGCCCGAACGACGCCTGCGCCTGCCGATGGTGCCTGGCAACCGCAGCATCAACCTGTCCAACACGGTGGCCATCCTGGTGTTCGAAGCCTGGCGGCAGCAAGGCTTCACCGGCGGCGGCTGA
- a CDS encoding NAD(P)H-dependent glycerol-3-phosphate dehydrogenase, which yields MNIVVLGAGAWGTALAISLAERHRVTLWSRDAAQVAAMAAARENRRYLPGCPLPADLLLSAEFDVARAADMALIVTPLAGLRETVARLARCDRPPPVLWACKGLEAGSGLLPHQVVAAEGPGLQSGVLTGPSFADEVARGLPTALTLAAADESFARDMAHVLNGHRLRLYANGDLIGAEVGGAVKNVLAIACGISDGLGLGLNARAALMTRGLVEITRFGVVLGARRETFMGLAGMGDLILTCTGDLSRNRRVGLALARGQALEAITRELGHVAEGVSTTREVIRRARELGVDMPITEAVYTVLDGRLSPAAAVDVLMAREPRAE from the coding sequence ATGAACATCGTCGTACTGGGCGCGGGCGCCTGGGGCACGGCCCTGGCGATCTCGTTGGCGGAGCGGCACCGGGTCACCCTCTGGTCGCGCGACGCCGCCCAGGTGGCGGCGATGGCCGCCGCCCGCGAAAACCGGCGCTATCTGCCCGGCTGCCCGTTGCCCGCCGATTTGCTGCTGAGCGCCGAGTTCGACGTGGCGCGTGCCGCCGACATGGCGCTGATCGTCACGCCGCTGGCCGGGCTGCGGGAAACCGTGGCGCGCCTGGCTCGCTGCGACCGTCCGCCGCCCGTGCTCTGGGCCTGCAAGGGCCTGGAGGCCGGCAGCGGCCTGCTGCCGCATCAGGTGGTGGCGGCCGAGGGGCCGGGGCTCCAGAGCGGCGTGCTGACCGGCCCCAGTTTCGCCGATGAAGTGGCGCGTGGCCTGCCCACCGCGCTCACCCTCGCCGCGGCCGACGAGTCCTTCGCGCGTGACATGGCCCACGTCCTCAACGGCCATCGGCTGCGGCTCTACGCCAACGGCGACCTGATCGGCGCGGAAGTGGGGGGCGCGGTCAAGAACGTGTTGGCCATCGCCTGCGGCATCAGCGACGGCCTCGGCCTCGGTCTCAACGCCCGCGCCGCCCTGATGACCCGGGGCCTGGTGGAGATCACCCGTTTCGGCGTCGTCCTGGGCGCGCGCCGCGAAACCTTCATGGGCCTGGCCGGGATGGGGGACCTGATCCTCACCTGTACCGGCGACCTCTCCCGCAATCGCCGGGTCGGCCTGGCGCTGGCCCGGGGGCAGGCGCTGGAGGCCATCACCCGGGAGCTGGGACATGTCGCCGAAGGCGTCTCGACGACCCGTGAAGTGATCCGCCGCGCCCGCGAACTGGGCGTGGACATGCCCATCACCGAGGCCGTCTACACCGTGCTGGATGGCCGATTGTCACCCGCCGCCGCGGTCGATGTCCTGATGGCGCGGGAACCCAGGGCCGAATAG
- a CDS encoding SH3 domain-containing protein has product MNLARCSMLGLGLLSALAAVPVRALDFRSVAEPAVLQDGPAAKGKPRYVIARATPVELVFDAEGWSKVRDSSGDMTWIETRFLSPRRTVMIRAERAQVRSQPDDKAALVFEAEKDVVLDLQEAASAGWAKVRHRGGQSGYVRALQVWGL; this is encoded by the coding sequence ATGAACCTGGCGCGCTGCTCGATGCTGGGACTGGGGCTGCTCTCCGCGCTGGCCGCCGTGCCGGTGCGGGCACTGGATTTCCGTTCCGTGGCGGAACCGGCGGTGCTGCAGGACGGGCCCGCCGCCAAGGGCAAGCCGCGCTATGTGATCGCCCGCGCCACTCCGGTGGAACTGGTGTTCGACGCCGAAGGCTGGAGCAAGGTGCGCGACAGCAGCGGCGACATGACCTGGATCGAAACCAGGTTCCTCTCGCCCAGGCGCACCGTGATGATCCGCGCCGAGCGGGCGCAGGTCCGGAGCCAGCCCGACGACAAGGCCGCCCTGGTGTTCGAGGCCGAGAAGGACGTGGTTCTCGACCTGCAGGAGGCCGCGTCCGCCGGCTGGGCCAAGGTCCGCCATCGCGGCGGCCAGTCGGGATATGTCCGGGCGCTCCAGGTCTGGGGATTGTGA
- the secB gene encoding protein-export chaperone SecB, giving the protein MSEQQQPTFSIEKIFVKDLSLEVPNAPQIFLDNQPPEIQIQLQTQAADIGDGYYETVLTVTVTAKHEEKTYFLVEAGQAGIFQIRNIPAEDMDPLLSIACPNILFPYARETVSDAVSRAGFPPVLLAPVNFEAMYQQRLMAQQQEQGPHEVPIQ; this is encoded by the coding sequence ATGAGCGAACAGCAGCAGCCCACCTTCAGCATCGAGAAGATTTTCGTCAAGGACCTGTCCCTGGAAGTGCCCAACGCGCCCCAGATCTTCCTCGACAACCAGCCGCCCGAAATCCAGATCCAGTTGCAGACCCAGGCCGCCGACATCGGCGACGGCTATTACGAGACGGTGCTGACCGTCACCGTCACCGCCAAGCACGAGGAAAAGACCTATTTCCTGGTGGAAGCGGGCCAGGCCGGCATTTTCCAGATCCGCAACATCCCCGCCGAGGACATGGATCCGCTGCTCTCCATCGCCTGCCCCAACATCCTGTTCCCCTACGCCCGCGAGACCGTCTCCGATGCCGTGAGCCGCGCCGGTTTCCCGCCCGTGCTGCTGGCGCCGGTGAATTTCGAGGCGATGTACCAGCAGCGCCTGATGGCCCAGCAGCAGGAACAAGGCCCTCACGAAGTACCGATTCAGTAA
- the grxC gene encoding glutaredoxin 3: MPRILMYATAVCPYCIRAEQLLRRKGVTEIEKVRVDLEPERREEMMARTDGRRTVPQIFIDDFHVGGCDDLYELDHQGRLDALLKP; encoded by the coding sequence ATGCCACGCATCCTGATGTACGCCACCGCCGTCTGTCCCTACTGCATCCGCGCCGAGCAACTGCTGCGCCGCAAGGGCGTGACCGAGATCGAAAAGGTCCGCGTCGATCTCGAACCCGAACGGCGCGAGGAAATGATGGCGCGCACCGACGGCCGTCGCACCGTGCCGCAGATATTCATCGACGACTTCCATGTCGGCGGCTGCGACGATCTCTACGAACTGGACCACCAGGGTCGGCTCGACGCCCTGCTCAAGCCCTAG
- a CDS encoding rhodanese-like domain-containing protein: protein MLLDFIQQNVFLVLLALISGGMLLYPLLRGGPGGGVSVAEATLKINREDAVVVDVRESDEWGKGHIPGARHITLGQLEKRLHEIEKFKARPLIVCCASGGRSTKACEVLKKAGFAQVFNLNGGMGAWAEANLPITTK from the coding sequence TTGCTTCTGGACTTCATTCAACAAAACGTCTTCCTGGTGCTGCTGGCACTGATCAGCGGCGGCATGCTGCTCTATCCCCTGCTGCGGGGCGGTCCGGGCGGCGGCGTGTCGGTCGCCGAGGCCACGCTCAAGATCAACCGCGAGGACGCCGTGGTGGTCGATGTGCGGGAGTCCGACGAGTGGGGCAAGGGCCACATCCCGGGCGCCCGCCACATCACCCTGGGGCAGTTGGAAAAGCGCCTGCACGAAATCGAGAAATTCAAGGCCCGCCCCCTGATCGTCTGCTGCGCCAGCGGCGGCCGCTCCACCAAGGCCTGCGAGGTGCTGAAGAAGGCCGGCTTTGCCCAGGTCTTCAACCTGAACGGCGGCATGGGCGCCTGGGCCGAGGCCAACCTGCCGATCACCACCAAGTAG
- a CDS encoding ArsR/SmtB family transcription factor, whose amino-acid sequence MSNTSIVQDLIVRQEHIETAARALKAIAHPLRLKIMCVVGDQEVCVQDIVDMVGTSQSNISQHLAILRDKEVLQTRKDANRVFYRVADQRTLQLIGLMREVFCGAPPPTKKG is encoded by the coding sequence ATGTCCAACACCAGCATCGTTCAGGATCTCATCGTCAGGCAGGAACACATCGAGACGGCCGCTCGCGCGCTGAAGGCGATCGCGCATCCGTTGCGCCTGAAGATCATGTGCGTGGTGGGGGACCAGGAAGTCTGCGTGCAGGACATCGTCGACATGGTGGGAACCTCGCAGAGCAATATTTCCCAGCATCTGGCCATCCTGCGCGACAAGGAGGTGCTGCAGACCCGCAAGGACGCCAATCGAGTGTTCTACCGGGTGGCCGACCAGCGCACCCTGCAATTGATCGGCCTGATGCGGGAAGTTTTTTGCGGCGCACCGCCGCCCACGAAAAAAGGATAA
- the gpmA gene encoding 2,3-diphosphoglycerate-dependent phosphoglycerate mutase: protein MYKIVLLRHGESVWNQENRFTGWTDVGLTEKGLAEARAAGQLLKQEGYAFDVAYTSVLKRAVKTLWTVLEEMDRMWIPIHHSWRLNERHYGALQGLNKSETAAKYGDEQVLVWRRAYDTPPPPLEEGDERLEIGNPRYANLTPDQFPRTECLKDTVARFLPYWHETIAPMVKSGKQVVIAAHGNSLRALIKYLDQVSDDDIVGLNIPTAQPLVYELDADLKPIKSYYLGDQEAIKAAMAAVAAQGKAK from the coding sequence ATGTACAAGATCGTCCTCCTCCGCCACGGCGAATCCGTCTGGAACCAGGAAAACCGTTTCACTGGCTGGACCGACGTCGGCCTGACCGAAAAGGGTCTGGCGGAAGCCCGCGCCGCCGGCCAGTTGCTGAAGCAGGAAGGCTACGCCTTCGACGTGGCCTACACCTCGGTCCTGAAGCGCGCCGTAAAGACCCTGTGGACGGTGCTGGAGGAAATGGACCGGATGTGGATTCCCATCCACCACTCCTGGCGCCTCAACGAGCGCCATTACGGCGCCTTGCAGGGCCTCAACAAATCGGAGACCGCGGCCAAGTACGGCGACGAGCAGGTGCTGGTCTGGCGCCGCGCCTACGACACCCCGCCGCCGCCCCTGGAAGAGGGCGACGAGCGCCTGGAGATCGGCAATCCCCGCTATGCCAACCTGACGCCCGACCAGTTCCCGCGCACCGAATGCCTGAAGGACACGGTGGCGCGCTTCCTGCCCTACTGGCACGAGACCATCGCGCCGATGGTGAAGAGCGGCAAGCAGGTGGTCATCGCCGCCCACGGCAACAGCCTGCGGGCCCTGATCAAGTATCTGGACCAGGTTTCCGATGACGACATCGTCGGTCTCAACATCCCCACCGCCCAGCCCCTGGTGTATGAGCTGGACGCCGACCTGAAACCGATCAAGAGCTACTATCTGGGCGACCAGGAGGCGATCAAGGCGGCCATGGCGGCGGTGGCAGCACAAGGTAAGGCGAAGTAG
- a CDS encoding murein hydrolase activator EnvC family protein produces MRAPLLAWAMLLLLSSTDLALAAPATSKQTELKEIRGRIGALQKDLARSETSRNNVSDQLRATESAISTANRRLRELGQERAETEEALAQLKQQSGQLSGSIGRQQKQLSQLLYRQYLHGEADALQLMLMGTDPNQAARDRHFLRLLSAAEARMLAELRDSLRQKQRLSAKVEEQRTKLAEIEKRQQESRASLLSRQQERQALLARISSQIKAQRREIGTLKENEQRLTQLIARLSRPAPAKPAPSVKAPARRNAAEPVLKNEHAPDPAAAGGAFASLRGKLRLPLKGEIAGRFGAARPEGGTWKGLFIRAAEGSEVRAVASGRVVFADWLRGFGNLLILDHGDGFLSVYGFNQSLLRESGREVKTGDVIATAGASGGGVESGLYFELRHQGLPFDPLKWSSLR; encoded by the coding sequence TTGCGCGCGCCCCTGCTCGCCTGGGCAATGCTCTTGCTGCTGTCTTCAACCGATCTCGCCCTGGCCGCGCCGGCAACCAGCAAGCAGACCGAACTCAAGGAGATTCGCGGCCGGATCGGCGCGCTGCAAAAGGATCTGGCCAGGAGCGAGACATCCCGCAACAACGTCAGCGACCAGTTGCGGGCGACCGAATCCGCCATTTCAACGGCCAATCGTCGTCTGCGCGAACTGGGCCAGGAGCGGGCCGAGACGGAGGAGGCGCTGGCGCAACTGAAACAGCAGTCGGGCCAGTTGTCGGGCAGCATCGGCCGCCAGCAAAAGCAGCTTTCCCAACTGCTGTACCGCCAGTACCTGCATGGCGAAGCCGACGCCCTGCAACTGATGCTGATGGGCACCGACCCCAACCAGGCGGCACGGGATCGGCATTTCCTGCGCCTGCTCTCCGCCGCCGAGGCGCGGATGCTGGCGGAATTGCGCGATTCGCTGCGGCAGAAGCAGCGGCTTTCCGCCAAAGTCGAGGAACAGCGGACGAAGCTGGCCGAAATCGAGAAGCGCCAGCAGGAGAGCCGCGCCAGTCTGCTCTCTCGGCAGCAGGAGCGCCAGGCGCTGCTGGCGCGGATTTCCAGCCAGATCAAGGCCCAGCGCCGGGAGATCGGCACGCTCAAGGAGAACGAGCAGCGCCTGACGCAACTGATCGCGCGGCTCTCCCGGCCGGCGCCGGCGAAACCGGCCCCCTCGGTGAAAGCGCCGGCCCGGCGAAACGCCGCGGAGCCGGTGCTGAAGAACGAGCACGCGCCCGATCCCGCGGCGGCCGGCGGCGCCTTCGCCAGCCTGCGGGGCAAGCTGCGCCTGCCGCTGAAGGGCGAGATCGCCGGCCGCTTCGGCGCGGCGCGGCCGGAGGGCGGCACCTGGAAGGGATTGTTCATCCGCGCCGCCGAGGGCAGCGAGGTGCGGGCCGTGGCGTCCGGCCGGGTGGTGTTCGCCGACTGGCTGCGGGGCTTCGGCAACCTGCTGATCCTGGATCACGGCGACGGTTTCCTTTCCGTCTATGGTTTCAACCAGTCGCTGCTGCGGGAAAGCGGCCGCGAGGTGAAGACCGGCGACGTCATCGCCACCGCCGGCGCCAGCGGCGGCGGCGTGGAATCGGGTTTATACTTTGAACTCCGCCATCAGGGCCTGCCGTTCGATCCGCTCAAATGGTCCAGCTTGCGCTGA
- a CDS encoding S41 family peptidase codes for MRSKLQKLGFIGVGMVAGILASLNFSANAGKEAMGGLPVEELRSFADVYNAIKQGYVEPVDDKKLITHAISGMLSNLDPHSAYLDADAFKDLQVNTQGEFGGLGIEVGMEDGFVKVVAPIEDTPAWRAGVKAGDLIVKLDETPVRGMTLNDAVKRMRGKPKTPITLTIARKGESKPLVITIVRDKIKVQSVKSKLIEPGFGYLRVTQFQEETIADLVKHLDKLYQDKENKGAELRGLVLDLRNDPGGLLHAAVGVSAAFLPPKTLVTSTDGRTEDAKRKYIAAPEDYLRGYKQDVLKDLPAGVRSVPLVVLVNGGSASASEIVAGALQDHKRAVVMGTQTFGKGSVQTVLPLSNNTAIKLTTARYYTPSGRSIQAKGIVPDVVVEESANGDSQALHMREADLERHLENDKDKGAPPAKAADKSKAPAPNGKGGKGGKEEGDEAAPVKPFEFASRNDYQLKQAMNLLKAWQIIRKP; via the coding sequence ATGCGTAGCAAGCTGCAAAAGCTCGGCTTCATCGGTGTCGGCATGGTGGCCGGCATTCTCGCCAGCCTGAATTTTTCCGCCAACGCCGGCAAGGAAGCCATGGGCGGACTGCCCGTGGAGGAGTTGCGCAGCTTCGCCGATGTCTATAACGCCATCAAGCAAGGCTACGTCGAGCCCGTCGACGACAAGAAGCTGATCACCCATGCGATCAGCGGCATGCTCTCCAACCTGGACCCGCACTCGGCCTATCTCGACGCCGACGCCTTCAAGGATCTCCAGGTCAATACCCAGGGCGAATTCGGCGGCCTGGGAATCGAAGTGGGCATGGAAGACGGTTTCGTCAAGGTGGTGGCGCCGATCGAGGACACGCCGGCCTGGCGCGCCGGCGTCAAGGCCGGCGACCTGATCGTCAAGCTCGACGAGACCCCGGTGCGCGGCATGACCCTCAATGACGCGGTCAAGCGGATGCGGGGCAAGCCCAAGACCCCGATCACCCTGACGATCGCCCGCAAGGGCGAGTCCAAGCCGCTGGTGATCACCATCGTGCGCGACAAGATCAAGGTCCAGAGCGTCAAGTCCAAGCTGATCGAGCCGGGGTTCGGCTATCTGCGGGTGACCCAGTTCCAGGAAGAAACCATCGCCGACCTGGTGAAGCATCTGGACAAGCTCTACCAGGACAAGGAAAACAAGGGCGCGGAGCTGCGCGGCCTGGTGCTGGACCTGCGCAACGATCCCGGCGGCCTGCTCCACGCCGCGGTCGGCGTGTCCGCCGCCTTCCTGCCGCCCAAGACCCTGGTGACCTCCACCGACGGCCGCACCGAGGACGCCAAGCGCAAGTACATCGCGGCGCCCGAGGACTACCTGCGCGGCTACAAGCAGGACGTGCTGAAGGACCTGCCCGCCGGCGTGCGCAGCGTGCCCCTGGTGGTGCTGGTGAACGGCGGCTCGGCCTCGGCCTCTGAAATCGTCGCCGGCGCGCTGCAGGACCACAAGCGGGCGGTGGTGATGGGCACCCAGACCTTCGGCAAGGGTTCGGTGCAGACCGTGCTGCCTCTGTCCAACAACACCGCGATCAAGCTGACCACCGCCCGCTACTACACCCCCAGCGGCCGCTCGATCCAGGCCAAGGGCATCGTCCCGGACGTGGTGGTGGAGGAATCCGCCAACGGCGACTCCCAGGCCCTGCACATGCGGGAGGCCGACCTGGAGCGCCACCTGGAGAACGACAAGGACAAGGGCGCGCCGCCGGCCAAGGCCGCCGACAAATCCAAGGCGCCGGCGCCGAATGGCAAAGGCGGCAAGGGCGGCAAGGAGGAAGGCGACGAGGCGGCGCCGGTGAAACCGTTCGAGTTCGCCTCCAGGAACGATTACCAACTGAAGCAGGCCATGAATCTGCTCAAGGCCTGGCAGATCATCCGCAAACCATAG
- a CDS encoding HesA/MoeB/ThiF family protein, translated as MNDQQLLRYSRHILLPEIGIEGQQRLLDARVLIVGAGGLGSPAAYYLASAGIGTLVLADGDTVDLTNLQRQILHREAAVGQPKAESGARTLTELNPECRVVPLARRLEAGQLEEEVAQADVVLDCSDNFATRHAINRACVRHGRPLVSGAAIRFDGQLSVFDRRRDDAPCYHCLFPEAEDVEEVRCAVMGVFAPLTGIVGTVQAAEALKLLIGCGESLAGRLLLLDGLAMEWREIRVPRDPACTVCGGT; from the coding sequence TTGAACGACCAGCAACTGCTTCGCTACAGCCGCCACATCCTGCTGCCCGAGATCGGCATCGAGGGCCAGCAGCGCCTGCTCGACGCACGCGTGCTGATCGTCGGCGCCGGCGGCCTGGGTTCGCCCGCCGCCTACTACCTGGCCAGCGCCGGCATCGGCACCCTGGTGCTGGCCGATGGCGACACGGTGGACCTCACCAACCTGCAACGCCAGATCCTCCACCGCGAGGCCGCCGTGGGCCAGCCCAAGGCCGAGTCCGGCGCGCGCACCCTGACCGAACTCAATCCGGAATGCCGGGTGGTGCCCCTCGCCCGACGCCTGGAAGCGGGACAACTGGAGGAAGAGGTCGCGCAGGCGGACGTGGTGCTCGACTGCTCCGACAACTTCGCCACCCGCCACGCGATCAACCGGGCCTGCGTGCGCCACGGCCGCCCCCTGGTGTCGGGCGCGGCGATCCGCTTCGACGGCCAGCTCTCGGTGTTCGACCGGCGCCGCGACGACGCCCCCTGCTACCACTGCCTGTTTCCCGAGGCCGAGGACGTGGAGGAAGTGCGCTGCGCGGTGATGGGCGTCTTCGCCCCGCTCACCGGCATCGTCGGCACCGTCCAGGCCGCCGAGGCACTGAAGCTGCTGATCGGCTGCGGCGAGAGCCTGGCCGGCCGGCTGCTGCTGCTCGACGGCCTCGCCATGGAATGGCGCGAAATCCGCGTGCCGCGCGACCCGGCCTGCACGGTCTGCGGCGGAACCTGA
- a CDS encoding tyrosine-protein phosphatase: MSEISSAPLLAAAPTFRDLGGIAAVDGGRVRSGLIFRAGILTDPSPAAEAAVRALDLRWVMDLRSSRERSHSRGTWADYSTARILNSDVSTDVRAGNAALMHLLEHDCSVTGAHRMMMATYEHLPQGFRQQLPRLFDLLLDEAGLPLMVHCTAGKDRTGFACALVLHALGAAEEQIVDEYLKSGDLLVGSPVSDSMGNLLAQVLGRSLEPEALAVIMGVRPEFIETALTAVRIEYGSLDRYLEEVGGLTGERRERLRQRLLA; this comes from the coding sequence ATGAGTGAAATTTCCAGCGCGCCGCTGCTTGCGGCGGCGCCCACCTTCCGCGACCTGGGCGGCATCGCCGCCGTGGACGGCGGCCGGGTGCGTTCCGGCCTCATCTTTCGCGCCGGCATCCTGACCGACCCGTCGCCGGCGGCGGAAGCGGCGGTCCGCGCGCTGGACCTGCGCTGGGTGATGGACCTGCGCAGTTCCCGCGAGCGCAGCCACAGTCGCGGCACCTGGGCCGACTACAGCACGGCGCGAATTCTGAACTCCGACGTCAGCACCGACGTGCGGGCCGGCAACGCGGCGCTGATGCATCTGCTGGAGCACGATTGCAGCGTCACCGGCGCCCACCGCATGATGATGGCCACCTACGAGCACCTGCCGCAGGGGTTCCGCCAGCAGCTGCCGCGGCTTTTCGACCTGCTGCTGGACGAGGCCGGGCTGCCGCTGATGGTTCATTGCACCGCCGGCAAGGACCGCACCGGCTTCGCCTGCGCCCTGGTGCTGCATGCCCTGGGCGCGGCGGAAGAGCAGATCGTCGACGAATACCTGAAGTCCGGCGACCTGCTGGTCGGCTCGCCGGTGTCCGACTCCATGGGCAACCTGCTCGCGCAGGTGCTGGGCCGGTCGCTGGAGCCCGAGGCGCTGGCGGTGATCATGGGCGTGCGCCCGGAATTCATCGAGACCGCGCTGACCGCCGTGCGCATCGAATACGGCAGCCTGGACCGCTATCTGGAAGAAGTCGGCGGCCTCACCGGCGAGCGCCGCGAACGGCTACGCCAGCGTCTGCTGGCGTAG